CATGCTGTGGAAGCCCGGCGAGATGGGCCTGGCCCGGGCCTGGGTGGCCGGGGAGCTGACCGTCGAGGGCGATCTGTTCGACCTGCTCGACCGGGTCGCCGGGCTGCTCTGGGAGCGGCGGCCCGAGCCACCGCCCGAGGAGGAGCCGGCCCGGGCCGCCCCCGGCCGGGTGCGGGCCGTCGGGCTGCGGGCCGCCGCCGTGCGGTCCGGGGGGCCGCGCGCCGCGCTGCCGGCGCTGCCGGAGCGGTTCGCCCGGGTCGCGGCCGCCGCCGCCCCGCTGCGCGACCCGTACGCCCGCGCCGCCGTGCGCGAGCTCGCGCTCCTGGCGAGACCGTGGCCGGCGCCGCCGCCACCGCCCGAGGAGGCCGCCCGCCGGGGCGGGCCGAGCCACACCAGGAGCCGCGACAAACAGGCCATCGGCCACCACTACGACGTCGGCAACGAGTTCTACGAGCGCGTGCTCGGCCCCTCGATGGTGTACTCCTGCGCCTACTGGAGCCCCGGCGGGACCCTGGAGGAGGCCCAGTACGACAAGCTCGACCTGGTCTGCCGCAAGCTCGCCCTGCGGCCCGGTGGCCGGCTGCTGGACGTCGGCTGCGGCTGGGGCTCGATGGCGCTGCACGCGGCCCGGGAGTACGGGGTCCGGGTGACCGGCGTGACGCTCTCGCGGGAACAGGCCGCCTACGCCCGCAAACGGGTCGCCGACGAGGGCCTCGCCGACCTCGTCGAGATCCGGATCCAGGACTACCGGGACGTCAGGGACGGTCCGTACGACGCCATTTCCTCCATCGGGATGGCCGAACACGTCGGGGCCGAGCGCTACCGGGTCTACGCCCGCACCCTGTACGACCTGCTGCGTCCCGGCGGGCGGCTGCTGAACCACCAGATCGGCCGGCCGCCGGAGGCCGTCGAATCGGCCCACCGCATCGACGAGTTCATCGACGCGTACGTCTTCCCCGACGGCGAGCTCTCCCCGCTCGGCACCACCGTGGGCGAGCTGGAGCGGGCCGGCTTCGAGGTGCGCGACGTCGAGGCGCTGCGCGAGCACTACGCGCTGACCCTGCGGGCCTGGGTGACGCGGCTGGAGGAGCACTGGACGCAGGCCGTACGGCTGACGTCGCCGGGGCGGGCCCGGGTCTGGCTGCTGTACATGGCCGCCTCGGCGCTGGGCTTCGAGCACGGCCGGCTCGGGGTCAACCAGGTGCTCGCGGTGAAGCCGGGGCCGGGCGGGGCGGCCGGGCTGCCGCTGCGGTTGCGGACCTGGGACGCGTAGGCCCGTACCGGCACGTGCGGTGGACGGGGCCGGAGCGCCGGAAGGGCCCCGGGGTGCGTGCCCCGGGGCCCTTCCGCCTGCCGTGCGCCCCCGTCGCGCGGGGGCCGCCGGGCTATTCGGTCTTGATGGCGGTCAGCATGTTCAGCCGGGCGGCGCTGCGGGCCGGCCACATGGCGGCCAGGACACCGACGACGGCGGCCAGCAGGAGGAAGAGGCCGAGCCGGCCGAAGGGCAGGACCAGCGCGTAGTCGGGGACCGACGAGGCGAAGGTGGTGCCCAGCGCCCAGGCGAGGAAGACGCCGATGGCGACGCCCAGGACCGCGCCGAACAGCGAGATCACCACGGCCTCCAGGCGGATCATGTTCTTGACCCGGCCGCGGTCGAGCCCGATGGCCCGCAGCATGCCGATCTCCTGGGTGCGTTCGAACACCGACATCGCCAGGGTGTTGACGACGCCCAGCACCGAGATGATCAGCGCCATGCCGAGCAGGCCGTACATGATGTTCAGCGCCGTGTTGACGAGGCCGCCCATCTCGTTGCGCATGTCCTGCCGGGTGGCGACGGTCATGGCCGGGTTCTTGCCGAGCGCGTCGACCACGGCCTGCTGGGCGGCCTTGGACTCGCCCCCGGTGGCGTTGACGTACACCTCGTTGATGTACTGCTCCTCGCTGTGCGCCGCGAGGATCTTGTTGTCCATGACGTACGGCGACAGCAGGCCCTCCAGGTCCTTGTAGACCGCTCCGACCGTGAGGCTGGCCTGCCGGCCGTCGTCGTAGCGGACCTGGAGGGTGGAGCCGGTGGTGAGCTTCTGCTTCTCGGCCGTCTTCTGCGCGACCGCGATCTCGCCCTTGGCGAGGCTGTCCAGCGAACCGCCGATGACCTCGATGTTCAGGAGCTGGCCGATGGTCTGCGGGGTGACGCCGGACACCGACCGGATGTCCTCGCCGACCGTGACGTAGCCGATGGCCTGCGGGGAGACGGCCTTGATGCCGGGGGCCCCGGCCAGGGTCTCGGCCACCGACGTGTCGAGGGCGCCCACGCCGCCGGCCATGGAGACGCGGTAGTCGGCCTTGAGCTTGTCGGTGCTCATCCGGTCCACGGCCTGGCCCATGGTGATGCCGATGACCGACAGGGCGGTGACCAGCGTGAGGCCGATCGCCAGGGAGGCGGCGGTGACGGCGGTGCGGCGCGGGTTGCGGACGGCGTTCTGCGCGGCCAGCTTGCCGGGGACGCCGAACAGCTTCTGCAGGACGGGACGGATGGCCGCGATGACCGGCCTGGACAGCAGCGGCAGCAGCACGATCATGCCGATGAGCATGAAGAACGCGCCGGCGGCCAGGATCATCCGGCCCTCGTCGCCGCCCGCGGAGACGCCCAGCAGCACCCCGCCGACACCGGCGGCGCCGATGACGGAGCCGAGGACGTTGCGCACCACCAGCGACTTGGCGGTGGCCGGCAGGTGGGCGCTGCCCATGGCTGCGACGGGGGCGATGCGGCCGGTGCGCCAGGCGGGCAGCAGGGCGGCGAGGGTGGTGACCAGGACGCCGATGGCCAGGGCCCAGCCGATGGTGCCGGGGGAGACCACGAGGTCGCCGGCCGGGATCTTGGCGTCGAAGGCGTTCATCACGGAGCGCATGCCGACGGCCAGCCCGATGCCGGTGACCAGGCCGATGACGGAGGACAGGACGCCGACGAGCAGCGCCTCGGCGAGCACCGACCGGATGACCTGGCCGCGGTTGGCGCCGACGGCGCGCAGCAGGGCCAGTTCCTTGGTGCGCTGGGTGACCAGCATGGTGAACGTGTTGTAGATCAGGAAGATGCCGACGAAGAGCGCGATCCCGGCGAAGCCCAGCAGCATCTGGTTCATGCCGCCCAGCTGCTTCTTGATGTCGCTCGCCTGTTCGGCGGCGAGGGCGGCGCCGGTCTGGGCGCGGGTGTGCTCGGCGTCGAGCAGCGGTTTGACGTCGGCGAGGAGCCGGTCGGCCGTGGTGCCGGCCCGGGCGCCGATCGACAGCTCCTGGTAGTAGCCGGGCTGGAGGTAGAGCCGCTGGGCGACGGCGTTGTCGAAGAGGACGAGGCTGCCGCCCGCGTTGACCGCGCCGTCCTCGGTGGTGAAGACGCCGGTGAGGGTGTACTCCTTCACCGGGCCGTTGGTGGCCACGCGGACCGTGTCGCCGACGCGGTACCTGCCGGTGGCCGCGGTCGAGCGGTCGAGGGCGATCTGGCCGTCGGCGGTCGGGCCGGTGCCGTCGGTGAAGGTGTAGCGCGGGTCCTTGCCGTCCACGACGGGCGCGTAGTTGCCGCCCTTGTTGGCCCAGCCGGAGCCGATCAGTTTGCCGTCCTCGTCGCCGACGCCGGCGAACCCGGAGACGCGGCCGGAGACGGACGCGACGCCGCCGAGGGCCTTGACCTTGTCGAGGGTCTGCTGGCTGATGCCCGGCTCGCCCTCCTTGCGGCCGTCCTCGTCGCGCGAGGTGCCGTACGAGGTCACGGAGACGGCGACGCCGTCGTAGCTCTTGGCGGACTGGCCGGAGAGCGATTTGCCGAGGGTGTCGGTGAAGACGAGGGTGCCGGAGACGAAGGCGACGCCGAGGGTGACGGCGAGCACGGTCATCAGCAGCCGCGCCTTGTGCGCGAGGACGTTGCGCAGGGCGGTACGGAACATGGGGTCTCAGTCCTGGGGCTGGAAGGTCTGGCAGTGGCTTCGGGGGAGCCCCGGGATCAGCTGGTGCGGCCCTTGGCGTCGAAGGCCTTCATGCGGTCCAGCACGGCGTCGGCGGTGGGGCTGAGCACCTCGTCGACGATCCGGCCGTCGGCGAGGAAGATGACGCGGTCCGCGTAGGAGGCGGCCGCCGGGTCGTGGGTGACCATGACGACGG
Above is a window of Streptomyces subrutilus DNA encoding:
- a CDS encoding SAM-dependent methyltransferase, with protein sequence MTDAAPRLAAVAETLLKAPLPVRIRAWDGSEAGPPGTPTLVVHDRRALRRMLWKPGEMGLARAWVAGELTVEGDLFDLLDRVAGLLWERRPEPPPEEEPARAAPGRVRAVGLRAAAVRSGGPRAALPALPERFARVAAAAAPLRDPYARAAVRELALLARPWPAPPPPPEEAARRGGPSHTRSRDKQAIGHHYDVGNEFYERVLGPSMVYSCAYWSPGGTLEEAQYDKLDLVCRKLALRPGGRLLDVGCGWGSMALHAAREYGVRVTGVTLSREQAAYARKRVADEGLADLVEIRIQDYRDVRDGPYDAISSIGMAEHVGAERYRVYARTLYDLLRPGGRLLNHQIGRPPEAVESAHRIDEFIDAYVFPDGELSPLGTTVGELERAGFEVRDVEALREHYALTLRAWVTRLEEHWTQAVRLTSPGRARVWLLYMAASALGFEHGRLGVNQVLAVKPGPGGAAGLPLRLRTWDA
- a CDS encoding ABC transporter permease translates to MFRTALRNVLAHKARLLMTVLAVTLGVAFVSGTLVFTDTLGKSLSGQSAKSYDGVAVSVTSYGTSRDEDGRKEGEPGISQQTLDKVKALGGVASVSGRVSGFAGVGDEDGKLIGSGWANKGGNYAPVVDGKDPRYTFTDGTGPTADGQIALDRSTAATGRYRVGDTVRVATNGPVKEYTLTGVFTTEDGAVNAGGSLVLFDNAVAQRLYLQPGYYQELSIGARAGTTADRLLADVKPLLDAEHTRAQTGAALAAEQASDIKKQLGGMNQMLLGFAGIALFVGIFLIYNTFTMLVTQRTKELALLRAVGANRGQVIRSVLAEALLVGVLSSVIGLVTGIGLAVGMRSVMNAFDAKIPAGDLVVSPGTIGWALAIGVLVTTLAALLPAWRTGRIAPVAAMGSAHLPATAKSLVVRNVLGSVIGAAGVGGVLLGVSAGGDEGRMILAAGAFFMLIGMIVLLPLLSRPVIAAIRPVLQKLFGVPGKLAAQNAVRNPRRTAVTAASLAIGLTLVTALSVIGITMGQAVDRMSTDKLKADYRVSMAGGVGALDTSVAETLAGAPGIKAVSPQAIGYVTVGEDIRSVSGVTPQTIGQLLNIEVIGGSLDSLAKGEIAVAQKTAEKQKLTTGSTLQVRYDDGRQASLTVGAVYKDLEGLLSPYVMDNKILAAHSEEQYINEVYVNATGGESKAAQQAVVDALGKNPAMTVATRQDMRNEMGGLVNTALNIMYGLLGMALIISVLGVVNTLAMSVFERTQEIGMLRAIGLDRGRVKNMIRLEAVVISLFGAVLGVAIGVFLAWALGTTFASSVPDYALVLPFGRLGLFLLLAAVVGVLAAMWPARSAARLNMLTAIKTE